The sequence below is a genomic window from Ciceribacter thiooxidans.
AGGCGCCGACGTCGTATTGGGGCTCTCCCAGAAGGGCGCGTTTACGGCCGACATGATCCGCTCGATGGCCGCGAACCCGATCATCTTTGCGATGGCCAATCCGGATCCGGAAATTACGCCGGAAGAAGTCGCCGATATCCGCAGCGACGCGATCATGGCCACCGGCCGGTCGGACTACCCGAACCAGGTCAACAACGTGCTCGGCTTCCCCTATATCTTCCGCGGTGCGCTCGACGTCCGCGCCTCCTCGATCAACGACGCCATGAAGATCGCCGCGGTGCGGTCGCTCGCCGCGTTGGCACGGGAAGACGTTCCCGACGATGTGGCAGCCGCCTATCAGGGGACCCGTCCGCGCTTCGGCGCCGAGTACATCATCCCGGTCCCTTTCGATCCGCGACTGATCTCGGCCATACCGGTCGCCGTCGCCAAGGCTGCGATGGAGACCGGCGTCGCGCGCAAGCCGATCACCGATCTCGACGCCTATGCGCGAGAGCTTTCGGCGCGTCGCGACCCGATCGCCGCAACGACGCAGCACCTCTACGAGCGGGTGCGTAACCATCCGAAGCGCGTCGTCTTTGCCGAGGGCGAGGAAGAACAGGTGATGCGCGCCGCAATCGCCTTCGCCAACCAGGGGCTCGGCACGGCGATCCTCGTCGGTCGCGACGATCCCCTCAAGGCCACCGCTGCCCGGGCTGGCATCGACCTCGACCGTCCGGGAATCGAAGTGGTCAACGCGCGTCTTTCGACCCGCGTCGAGGCTTACACCGAGTATCTCTACTCGCGACTGCAGCGCAAAGGCTACCTGCTGCGCGACTGCCAGCGTCTCATAAACACCGACCGCAACCACTTCTCCGCCTGCATGGTGACGCTCGGCGACGCCGATGCCATGGTGACCGGCACAACCCGCAACTATTCGACGGCGCTCGAGGATGTCCGCCGCTGTATCGACCCGCAGCCGGGCCACCGCGTGATCGGCGTGTCGCTCGCGCTGACCCGTGGACGGACGGTGCTCGTCGCCGATACCGCCGTTCACGACATGCCGACCGCCGAAGAGCTCGCCGACATCGCGGAGGAGGCGGCCGGCTTCGCCCGCAGTTTCGGCTACGAGCCTCGGGTGGCGCTGCTTGCCTATTCAACCTTCGGACATCCGACCGGCGAACGTTCCGAACGGCTGCGCGAGGCAGTGAAGATCCTCGACACGCGCCGGGTCGACTTCGAGTATGACGGCGAGATGGGAGCGGATGTGGCGCTCAATGCGCACCGCATGGAACAGTATCCCTTCTGCCGCCTCTCGGGCACCGCGAACGTGCTGGTGATGCCGGCCATCCACTCCGCTTCAATCTCCACGAAAATGCTGCAGGAGCTCGGCGGCTCCACCGTCATGGGGCCAATTCTGGTCGGCCTCGGGAAGTCGGTGCAGATCGCCTCGATGGGGGCGAAGGACACGGACATCGTCAACATGGCGGCGATCGCAGCCTACAATGCCGTCGCCTGATCGGGCGGGGCCGGTATGTGCGACCGGATCGATCGTTCAAAAGTCGATTCGAGCGCCCGCATGTCGGCGGCCAGTTCCTCCCGGAGCCAGGCCTTGAAGGCTTCGACGGCCGGATTGCGTCGGGTGGTTTGGGCGGTCACGAAATAGTGGCCGTCGCCGGTCGGCGCCCACGGCCCGAAGGGAATGACGAGCTGGCCCGTCTGTACGGCGTGGGAAGCGAGCGTCTGCCAGGCAAGCATCACGCCCTGTCCGGCAATCGTCGCGTCCAGGCAGAGCGATGCCTCGTTGAAGACGTGCCGGGTGGCGAGTGTACGGCCGCCGAGACCGGCCGACTCCAGCCATACATCCCAGCCGAACAATGCGTGTCCATCGATGACGGCCGGCAACGTCAGAATATCGGCGGGTTCCTTGAGGTCACGGGCGAGTGCCGGTGAGCATACCGGGAAGACGCGTTGCGCCAGAATGAGCTCGGAGCGCACGCCCGGCCAGTGCCCCTTGCCAACCCGGATGCAGAGGTCGATGTCGGAGGTAGAAGGGTCGACGAGCCGGGTCGTTGCGTCCATCCTCAGATTGATTTCCGGATGACGGGCGGAAAACCCGCCCAAGCGGTGCACAAGCCAGCGCGCCGCAAAGACGGGAGCGACCGAGATCGTCAGCAGCTTGTCGTCATGCCTTCGCGCTGCCGCGACGGCGCCTGACAGCAGGCTGAAGGCTTCGGTGAGTCGCGGCAGGATATCGGCCGACGCCTTGGTCGGGGCGAGGCCCTTCGGCGTGCGTTCGAAGAGTTGCCGACCGAGTTGCCGTTCGGCCTTGATGACCTGTTGGCTCACGGCGCCGACCGAGACGCCAAGCTCATCGGCTGCTCCTTGCAGGGATCCGAGCCGACCAACCGCCTCCAACGCCCTCAGACCGTTGAGATGAATGAGATTCAGGTTCCTCATATAGATTTTCTATAGCAGAAGGCGCCAAATCTCAATTGAAGCTTCTCCAGACAAGGAGCAGTATCCTCGTACACACACCAGAATTCCAGCGTCGATTGCCCTCGTTGGCGTCGTTCAGCCAGAGGGTAGCGAATTCCGGAGGCGATCCAATGTTCAAGTTTTTCTGGAGAAAGAGCGCTTCGCTGCGCTCCGACGAGACCCCTTATCCGCGGGATCCGCTAAGCCATCCCGTCATAGCTTCGATGAGCCAGCGGCAAATCGCGGATCTGCCTTTCGAGCCTTACGCTTTCGCCAACGCCGGTCCGGTATCCGATGCGACGATCGCCGGATCGCCGAGAAAACCCGGCCCCCTCCGGCACGTCAGCTTGCGAACCGCCCCGCATCGGTTCCGTAATAATTGAGGTAGCGGTCCGAGATGCGAGAGATCGGCAGAACGATCAAGACGTCGGTCGTGTTGAAGGCATGGTCGACGACGGCACCAGAGCCGAACATCGCACCAAGTCGCAGATAGCCCTTGATCAACGGCGGCATCGAGGAG
It includes:
- a CDS encoding NADP-dependent malic enzyme encodes the protein MPASDKADRIRTSVTEQEALDFHAQGRPGKLEIAPTKPMATQRDLSLAYSPGVAVPVKAIAADPGTAYDYTTRGNMVAVITNGTAILGLGNLGALAAKPVMEGKSVLFKRFADVDSIDLEVDTENVDEFINSVRYLGPSFGGINLEDIKAPDCFIIEQRLRELMDIPVFHDDQHGTAIIAAAGLINALELTGRDFKNTRLVCNGAGAAAIACIELIKAMGFNPENVTLCDTKGVIYQGRPEGMNQWKSAHAVKTDRRTLAEAMEGADVVLGLSQKGAFTADMIRSMAANPIIFAMANPDPEITPEEVADIRSDAIMATGRSDYPNQVNNVLGFPYIFRGALDVRASSINDAMKIAAVRSLAALAREDVPDDVAAAYQGTRPRFGAEYIIPVPFDPRLISAIPVAVAKAAMETGVARKPITDLDAYARELSARRDPIAATTQHLYERVRNHPKRVVFAEGEEEQVMRAAIAFANQGLGTAILVGRDDPLKATAARAGIDLDRPGIEVVNARLSTRVEAYTEYLYSRLQRKGYLLRDCQRLINTDRNHFSACMVTLGDADAMVTGTTRNYSTALEDVRRCIDPQPGHRVIGVSLALTRGRTVLVADTAVHDMPTAEELADIAEEAAGFARSFGYEPRVALLAYSTFGHPTGERSERLREAVKILDTRRVDFEYDGEMGADVALNAHRMEQYPFCRLSGTANVLVMPAIHSASISTKMLQELGGSTVMGPILVGLGKSVQIASMGAKDTDIVNMAAIAAYNAVA
- a CDS encoding LysR substrate-binding domain-containing protein → MRNLNLIHLNGLRALEAVGRLGSLQGAADELGVSVGAVSQQVIKAERQLGRQLFERTPKGLAPTKASADILPRLTEAFSLLSGAVAAARRHDDKLLTISVAPVFAARWLVHRLGGFSARHPEINLRMDATTRLVDPSTSDIDLCIRVGKGHWPGVRSELILAQRVFPVCSPALARDLKEPADILTLPAVIDGHALFGWDVWLESAGLGGRTLATRHVFNEASLCLDATIAGQGVMLAWQTLASHAVQTGQLVIPFGPWAPTGDGHYFVTAQTTRRNPAVEAFKAWLREELAADMRALESTFERSIRSHIPAPPDQATAL